A single region of the Paramicrobacterium fandaimingii genome encodes:
- a CDS encoding DUF3107 domain-containing protein — translation MDIRIGITNSPREINFSTDSAIDDVKKTIGTALSDKAPFFELADDKGNVYVIPTEGVAYVELGNEESRRIGFVA, via the coding sequence GTGGACATTCGCATCGGAATCACCAACAGCCCCCGTGAGATCAACTTCTCGACAGACTCGGCAATCGACGACGTCAAGAAGACGATCGGCACCGCGCTCAGCGACAAGGCACCGTTCTTCGAGCTCGCTGACGACAAGGGCAACGTCTACGTGATTCCCACCGAGGGCGTCGCCTACGTTGAGCTTGGCAATGAAGAGTCCCGCCGCATCGGCTTCGTCGCATAG